A stretch of Pseudomonas sp. LRP2-20 DNA encodes these proteins:
- a CDS encoding IS3 family transposase (programmed frameshift): MGKYTEQFKLTAITAYLDGNNGFRKVAQHFGIDFSLLRRWVSSYQRNSSLPPRSPGRGYDDGFKRQVVSYMHEHRLSMRQTAAHFGLGQSSRIGNWQRQYYSGDLVAPVDRQKKPIKVPKKIKPAKPTDTDDSQKSRDQLIAELEYLRMENAVLKELGFTGGKGTNIGEKALIVSRLKRRFPLPDLLGLVGLARSTFYYQVQSQQKPDKYAELNEKIQQIYHKEKGRYGYRRVALVIRKEGVQVNKKVIEKLMAALGLKSLVRPKKYQSYRGAVGKIAANLLERNFVAQRPNQKWVSDVTEFKVAQQKLYLSPVMDLYNGEIIAYETASRPQYSLVGNMLDKALNTLGEKPKLVLHTDQGWQYQQAQYRHKLRSRGVKQSMSRKGNCLDNAAMESFFGTLKSEFFYLKRFESIDELKAGLDEYIHYYNHDRIKLKLNGLSPVEYRTQAAA, translated from the exons ATGGGCAAGTACACAGAGCAGTTCAAGCTCACAGCCATCACCGCTTACCTGGATGGCAATAATGGCTTCCGAAAGGTAGCCCAACATTTCGGTATCGACTTCAGCCTGCTGCGCCGATGGGTTTCCAGCTATCAGCGCAATTCCAGCCTTCCTCCACGTTCGCCTGGGCGGGGTTATGACGACGGTTTTAAGCGGCAGGTGGTCAGCTACATGCACGAGCATCGTCTTTCTATGCGGCAAACCGCAGCGCATTTTGGCCTCGGCCAATCGTCGCGGATAGGCAACTGGCAGCGGCAGTACTACAGTGGTGACCTTGTAGCTCCCGTCGACCGCCAGAAAAAGCCGATCAAAGTGCCGAAGAAGATCAAACCTGCAAAACCCACAGATACCGACGACTCGCAAAAGTCCCGAGACCAACTGATCGCGGAGCTCGAATACCTGCGCATGGAGAATGCTGTTTTAAAGGAGCTC GGCTTTACGGGAGGAAAAGGAACGAATATCGGGGAAAAAGCCCTGATCGTTTCCAGGCTCAAGCGTAGATTTCCTTTGCCTGACCTGCTGGGGCTGGTCGGGCTGGCTCGCAGTACCTTTTATTATCAGGTGCAAAGCCAGCAGAAGCCGGACAAATATGCCGAGCTTAACGAGAAGATTCAGCAGATCTATCACAAAGAGAAAGGGCGCTACGGCTATCGACGCGTTGCACTCGTGATTAGAAAGGAGGGGGTGCAGGTCAACAAGAAGGTCATCGAGAAACTGATGGCTGCCCTAGGGCTGAAGTCACTGGTACGCCCCAAGAAATATCAGTCCTACCGAGGTGCCGTGGGCAAGATAGCGGCGAATTTGCTGGAGCGAAATTTCGTCGCCCAGCGTCCTAACCAAAAATGGGTGAGTGACGTAACCGAGTTCAAGGTGGCTCAACAGAAGCTCTATCTTTCGCCAGTGATGGACTTGTACAACGGGGAAATCATCGCCTATGAGACGGCTAGCCGCCCCCAGTACAGCCTGGTTGGAAATATGCTGGATAAGGCACTCAATACCTTGGGAGAAAAGCCGAAGCTAGTGCTCCACACCGACCAGGGATGGCAGTACCAGCAGGCTCAATATCGTCACAAGCTTCGCAGTCGCGGCGTGAAACAGAGCATGTCTCGTAAAGGCAATTGCCTGGACAATGCGGCTATGGAAAGCTTCTTCGGGACGCTCAAGTCAGAGTTTTTCTACCTAAAGCGTTTCGAGAGTATTGATGAATTGAAAGCAGGCCTGGATGAGTACATTCACTACTACAACCATGACCGCATCAAGCTGAAGCTCAATGGCCTGAGCCCTGTCGAGTACAGGACCCAGGCGGCAGCTTAA
- the acs gene encoding acetate--CoA ligase — MFDIKQYPEALAVSQSASLSPDDYQRLYSQSVDDPDTFWAEQAKRLDWIKLWSSVQQCDLKTGKARWFDGAQLNVSYNCIDRHLDKRGEQTALLWEGDDPADSRAISYRELHRQVCRLANALKARGVNKGDRVCIYMPMIPEAAYAMLACTRIGAIHSVVFGGFSPDALRDRILDADCRTVITADEGVRGGKRIPLKQNVDKALSSCPAVSSVFVVRRTGGDVAWSQGRDLWYHEATEKAGDDCPPEPMDAEDPLFILYTSGSTGKPKGVLHTTAGYLLQATMTFKVVFDYRDGEVFWCTADVGWVTGHSYIVYGPLANGAISLMFEGVPNYPDTSRFWQVVDKHQVNIFYTAPTALRALMREGSAPLQSTSRKSLRLLGSVGEPINPEAWEWYFEEVGQKRCPIVDTWWQTETGGIMLTPLPGAQKLKPGCATQPMFGVQPVLLDEKGKLIEGPGAGLLVIKASWPGQIRSVYGDHQRMVDTYFKPMPGYYFTGDGARRDADGDYWITGRIDDVINVSGHRIGTAEVESALVLHDSVAEAAVVGYPHDLKGQGVYAFVTPMNGINPDDALKAELLALVSKEIGSFAKPELIQWAPALPKTRSGKIMRRILRKIACNELDNLGDTSTLADPSVVQGLIDKRLNQ, encoded by the coding sequence ATGTTCGATATCAAGCAGTATCCCGAGGCACTGGCCGTCAGCCAGTCCGCCAGCCTCTCCCCCGATGACTATCAGCGCCTCTACAGCCAGTCGGTCGATGACCCCGACACCTTCTGGGCCGAGCAGGCCAAACGCCTGGACTGGATCAAGCTCTGGTCGAGCGTGCAGCAATGCGACCTGAAGACCGGCAAGGCACGCTGGTTCGACGGCGCCCAGCTGAACGTCAGCTACAACTGCATCGATCGTCACCTGGACAAGCGCGGCGAGCAGACAGCACTGCTATGGGAAGGCGATGACCCTGCGGACTCCAGGGCCATCAGCTACCGCGAACTGCACCGCCAGGTCTGCCGCCTGGCCAATGCCCTGAAGGCACGCGGGGTGAACAAGGGGGACCGGGTGTGCATCTACATGCCGATGATTCCCGAAGCCGCCTATGCCATGCTCGCCTGCACCCGCATCGGCGCCATCCATTCGGTGGTGTTTGGCGGTTTTTCCCCGGATGCCCTGCGCGACCGCATTCTTGATGCCGACTGCCGCACCGTGATCACCGCCGATGAAGGCGTGCGTGGTGGCAAGCGCATCCCGCTCAAGCAGAATGTCGACAAGGCTCTGAGCAGTTGCCCGGCGGTCAGCAGCGTGTTCGTGGTGCGTCGCACCGGCGGCGATGTGGCCTGGAGCCAGGGTCGCGACCTCTGGTACCACGAGGCGACCGAAAAAGCCGGTGACGATTGCCCACCTGAGCCGATGGACGCCGAAGACCCGCTGTTCATCCTCTATACCTCCGGCAGCACCGGCAAGCCCAAGGGCGTGCTGCATACCACCGCTGGCTACCTGTTACAGGCGACGATGACCTTCAAGGTGGTGTTCGACTACCGCGACGGCGAGGTGTTCTGGTGCACGGCCGACGTCGGCTGGGTCACGGGCCACAGCTACATCGTCTACGGGCCTTTGGCCAACGGCGCGATTTCACTGATGTTCGAAGGCGTCCCCAATTACCCGGACACCTCGCGCTTCTGGCAAGTGGTGGACAAACATCAGGTAAACATCTTCTACACCGCACCCACCGCCCTGCGCGCGTTGATGCGTGAAGGTTCGGCACCGCTGCAGAGCACCTCGCGCAAAAGCCTGCGTCTGCTCGGCAGCGTTGGCGAGCCAATCAACCCGGAAGCCTGGGAGTGGTACTTCGAAGAGGTGGGCCAGAAGCGTTGCCCCATCGTCGACACCTGGTGGCAGACCGAGACCGGCGGCATCATGCTCACGCCGCTACCGGGTGCTCAAAAGCTCAAGCCCGGGTGCGCCACCCAGCCGATGTTCGGTGTGCAACCGGTGCTACTGGACGAAAAAGGCAAGCTGATCGAAGGCCCGGGCGCCGGTCTGCTGGTGATCAAGGCCAGCTGGCCCGGGCAGATCCGCAGCGTCTATGGTGACCACCAGCGCATGGTCGACACCTACTTCAAACCCATGCCCGGCTACTACTTCACCGGCGATGGCGCCCGCCGCGACGCTGATGGCGATTACTGGATCACCGGCCGCATCGACGATGTCATCAATGTCTCCGGCCACCGCATCGGCACCGCCGAGGTGGAAAGCGCGCTGGTGCTGCACGACAGCGTCGCCGAGGCTGCCGTGGTCGGCTACCCGCATGACCTCAAGGGCCAGGGCGTGTACGCCTTTGTCACCCCCATGAATGGCATCAACCCGGACGACGCGCTCAAGGCCGAATTGCTGGCGCTGGTCAGCAAGGAAATCGGCAGTTTCGCCAAGCCCGAGCTGATCCAGTGGGCACCGGCCTTGCCCAAGACCCGCTCGGGCAAGATCATGCGGCGTATACTGCGCAAGATTGCCTGCAACGAGCTGGACAACCTCGGCGACACCTCGACCCTGGCCGACCCGAGCGTGGTGCAGGGCCTGATCGACAAACGCCTCAATCAATAA
- the panC gene encoding pantoate--beta-alanine ligase, with protein MNTVKTVRELRAAVARARSEGKRIGFVPTMGNLHSGHAALVTKAAQRADFVVASIFVNPLQFGANEDLDKYPRTLAADQQRLLDAGCHLLFAPTVEEMYPDGMAVQTRVSVPGLSEGLCGASRPGHFEGVATVVSKLFNMVQPDLAVFGEKDYQQLAVIRAMVRDLNMPIQIIGEPTVRAEDGLALSSRNGYLTPEQRSTAPVVYRTLKQIGEALGRGQVDFAALIEQGKADLVAAGLRPDYLEVRHAVNLRPATFGDRDLVILVAAYLGNTRLIDNLYLHLDEKTA; from the coding sequence ATGAACACAGTCAAGACCGTCCGCGAACTGCGTGCCGCCGTCGCCCGTGCCCGCAGTGAAGGCAAGCGCATCGGCTTCGTGCCGACCATGGGTAACCTGCACAGCGGCCACGCCGCGCTGGTAACCAAGGCCGCCCAACGTGCCGATTTCGTGGTCGCCAGCATCTTCGTCAACCCACTGCAGTTCGGTGCCAACGAAGACCTCGACAAATACCCGCGCACCCTCGCCGCCGACCAGCAACGCCTGCTTGATGCCGGCTGCCACCTGCTGTTCGCGCCCACCGTGGAAGAGATGTACCCCGACGGCATGGCCGTGCAAACCCGCGTCAGTGTGCCCGGCCTCTCCGAGGGCCTGTGCGGTGCCAGCCGCCCCGGGCACTTCGAAGGCGTGGCGACCGTGGTCAGCAAGCTGTTCAACATGGTCCAGCCAGACCTGGCTGTGTTTGGCGAGAAGGACTACCAGCAGCTGGCGGTGATTCGAGCCATGGTGCGCGACCTGAACATGCCGATCCAGATCATCGGTGAGCCTACCGTGCGCGCCGAGGATGGCCTGGCGCTGTCGTCGCGCAATGGTTACCTGACCCCTGAGCAGCGCAGCACGGCACCGGTGGTGTATCGCACCCTGAAACAGATCGGCGAAGCGCTTGGCCGCGGCCAGGTGGATTTCGCGGCACTGATCGAACAAGGCAAGGCTGATCTGGTCGCTGCTGGCCTGCGCCCGGATTACCTGGAAGTGCGTCACGCGGTGAACCTGCGCCCGGCCACTTTCGGCGACCGCGACCTGGTGATTCTGGTGGCGGCCTACCTGGGTAACACTCGCCTGATCGACAACCTGTATCTGCATCTGGACGAAAAGACCGCATAA
- a CDS encoding oxygenase MpaB family protein, giving the protein MEALRRRIETQVMSLTGLALGQLDLESPKGDPGLFGPHSISWRVHGDFPSMLVGGISALMLQLLHPLALAGVWDHSNFREDLLGRLRRTSQFISGTTFGSTRDAEWLIDKVRTIHLQVTGTAPNGSPYAASDPDLLTWVHVAEVSSFLAAHLRYRDPQLSRADQDAYYAEIALIAERLGARNIPRSCQQVEAYLQRMRPQLQCSARSLEVVGILLEAPAPSRLAQPVGKLMLHAGIDLLPDWAQAMLGLQQGPLQRHMIRLGLQRTAPILRWAMRDGSAHRARRRMGIE; this is encoded by the coding sequence ATGGAAGCCCTACGCCGCCGCATCGAAACCCAGGTCATGAGCCTTACCGGGCTGGCCCTCGGCCAGCTCGACCTCGAATCGCCCAAGGGCGACCCTGGCCTGTTCGGCCCGCACAGTATCAGCTGGCGGGTGCATGGCGACTTCCCGAGCATGCTGGTCGGCGGCATCAGCGCCCTGATGCTGCAGCTGCTGCACCCGCTGGCCCTGGCCGGGGTGTGGGACCATTCCAACTTCCGCGAAGACCTGCTCGGCCGCCTGCGCCGCACCAGCCAGTTCATCTCCGGCACCACCTTCGGCTCGACCCGCGATGCCGAATGGTTGATCGACAAGGTGCGCACCATCCACTTGCAGGTGACCGGTACCGCGCCCAACGGTAGCCCCTATGCCGCCAGCGACCCGGACCTGCTGACCTGGGTGCATGTGGCCGAAGTCAGCAGCTTCCTCGCCGCCCACCTGCGCTACCGTGACCCGCAGCTTTCGCGTGCCGATCAGGACGCCTATTACGCCGAGATCGCCCTGATCGCCGAGCGCCTCGGGGCGCGTAATATCCCCCGCTCCTGCCAGCAGGTCGAGGCCTACCTGCAGCGAATGCGCCCACAACTGCAATGCAGTGCGCGTAGCCTGGAGGTGGTCGGGATCCTGCTTGAAGCCCCTGCCCCGAGCCGCCTTGCCCAGCCGGTCGGCAAGCTGATGCTGCATGCCGGCATCGATCTGCTGCCGGACTGGGCCCAGGCCATGCTCGGCTTGCAGCAAGGGCCGCTGCAACGGCACATGATCCGCCTTGGCCTGCAACGCACAGCGCCGATCCTGCGCTGGGCCATGCGGGATGGCTCTGCGCACCGGGCCAGGCGGCGCATGGGCATCGAGTGA
- the pgi gene encoding glucose-6-phosphate isomerase produces MAYYRTPHDVTALPAWQALQKHRDAMQGFSMREAFAADAKRFDQFSLSSCGLFLDYSKNLITDESRNLLVNLAEQVGLQDAIKSMFSGEIINASEGRPVLHTALRRPVGDKLSVNGVNVMPEVHKVLNQITELVGRIHDGLWRGYSEKPITDVVNIGIGGSFLGPELVSEALLPYAQRGVRCHYLANIDGSEFHELSANLRAETTLFIVSSKSFNTLETLKNAMAARTWYLAQGGSEAELYRHFIAVSSNKAAAVAFGIREENIFPMWDWVGGRYSLWSAIGLPIALAIGTANFKELLSGAYTMDQHFQTAPFDKNMPVLLALLGIWYGNFWGASSHAILPYDHYLRNITKHLQQLDMESNGKSVLQDGTPVKTDTGPVIWGGVGCNGQHAYHQLLHQGTQLIPADFIVPVVSFNPVADHHQWLYANCLSQSQALMLGKTREEAEAELRQKGLNEADIEKLAPHKVIPGNRPSNTLVVERISPRRLGALVAMYEHKVFVQSVVWGINAFDQWGVELGKELGKGVYQRLVGSLEDSAEDGSTQGLINYFRGRHRG; encoded by the coding sequence ATGGCGTATTACCGTACCCCCCACGATGTGACGGCCCTGCCTGCCTGGCAGGCCCTGCAGAAACACCGCGACGCCATGCAAGGCTTCAGCATGCGCGAAGCCTTCGCCGCCGATGCCAAACGCTTCGATCAGTTCTCCCTGAGCAGCTGCGGCCTGTTCCTCGACTACTCGAAAAACCTGATCACCGACGAAAGCCGCAACCTGCTGGTGAACCTGGCCGAACAAGTCGGCCTGCAGGATGCGATCAAGTCGATGTTCAGCGGCGAGATCATCAACGCCTCGGAAGGCCGCCCGGTGCTGCACACCGCGCTGCGCCGCCCGGTGGGCGACAAGCTCAGCGTCAATGGCGTCAACGTGATGCCGGAAGTGCACAAGGTGCTCAACCAGATCACCGAGCTGGTCGGCCGCATTCATGACGGCCTGTGGCGTGGCTACAGCGAAAAACCGATCACCGATGTGGTCAACATCGGCATCGGCGGCTCGTTCCTCGGCCCCGAGCTGGTCTCCGAAGCCCTGTTGCCTTATGCCCAGCGCGGCGTGCGCTGCCATTACCTGGCCAACATCGACGGCAGCGAATTCCATGAGCTGTCGGCCAACCTGCGCGCCGAAACCACGCTGTTCATTGTCTCGTCGAAGTCGTTCAACACCCTCGAGACCCTGAAGAACGCCATGGCCGCGCGTACCTGGTACCTGGCCCAGGGCGGCTCGGAAGCCGAGCTGTACCGCCACTTCATCGCGGTGTCCAGCAACAAGGCCGCCGCCGTGGCCTTCGGTATCCGTGAAGAGAACATCTTCCCGATGTGGGACTGGGTAGGCGGGCGCTACTCGCTGTGGTCGGCCATCGGCCTGCCGATCGCCCTGGCCATCGGCACTGCCAACTTCAAGGAACTGCTGTCGGGTGCCTACACCATGGACCAGCATTTCCAGACCGCGCCGTTCGACAAGAACATGCCGGTGCTGCTGGCCCTGCTGGGTATCTGGTATGGCAACTTCTGGGGCGCAAGCAGCCACGCGATCCTGCCGTACGACCACTACCTGCGCAACATCACCAAGCACCTGCAACAGCTGGACATGGAGTCCAACGGCAAGAGCGTGCTGCAGGATGGCACCCCGGTCAAAACCGATACCGGCCCGGTGATCTGGGGCGGCGTCGGCTGCAATGGCCAGCATGCCTACCACCAGTTGCTGCACCAAGGCACCCAGCTGATCCCGGCCGACTTCATCGTGCCAGTGGTGAGCTTCAATCCGGTGGCCGACCACCATCAGTGGCTGTACGCCAACTGCCTGTCGCAGAGCCAGGCGCTGATGCTCGGCAAGACCCGTGAAGAAGCCGAGGCCGAACTGCGCCAGAAGGGCCTGAACGAAGCGGACATTGAAAAGCTCGCACCGCACAAGGTGATCCCCGGCAACCGCCCGAGCAACACCCTGGTGGTCGAGCGCATCAGCCCGCGCCGCCTGGGCGCGCTGGTGGCGATGTACGAGCACAAGGTGTTCGTGCAGAGCGTGGTCTGGGGCATCAACGCCTTCGACCAGTGGGGCGTGGAGTTGGGCAAGGAGCTGGGCAAGGGCGTGTACCAGCGCCTGGTCGGCAGCCTCGAAGACAGCGCCGAAGATGGCTCCACCCAGGGCCTGATCAATTACTTCCGCGGCCGTCACCGCGGTTGA
- the panB gene encoding 3-methyl-2-oxobutanoate hydroxymethyltransferase, with amino-acid sequence MPEVTLTTLHGLKAKGEKITMLTCYDATFAKACSQAGVDVLLVGDSLGMVLQGHDSTLPVTTAEMAYHTACVKRGNDGALILADLPFMAHATPEQAFANCATLMQAGAHMIKLEGAAWLAETIRLLAERGVPVCAHMGLTPQTVNVLGGYKVQGRQEAQARQMRADAIALEQAGAAMLLLECVPSELAAEITQAVNIPVIGIGAGSATDGQVLVLHDMLGLSLSGRMPKFVKNFMAGQPDIQSALAAYVKAVKDVTFPAAEHGFSA; translated from the coding sequence ATGCCTGAAGTAACCCTGACCACCCTGCATGGCCTCAAGGCCAAGGGTGAAAAGATCACCATGCTGACCTGCTACGATGCGACCTTCGCCAAGGCCTGCAGCCAGGCCGGCGTCGACGTGTTGCTGGTGGGCGACTCCCTGGGCATGGTCCTGCAGGGCCATGACAGCACGCTGCCCGTCACCACTGCCGAGATGGCCTACCACACCGCCTGCGTCAAGCGTGGCAACGATGGCGCGCTGATCCTCGCCGACCTGCCGTTCATGGCCCACGCCACCCCCGAGCAGGCCTTTGCCAACTGCGCCACGCTGATGCAGGCCGGCGCCCACATGATCAAGCTCGAAGGCGCCGCCTGGCTGGCCGAAACCATCCGCCTGCTGGCCGAACGCGGCGTACCGGTGTGCGCGCACATGGGCCTCACCCCGCAGACCGTCAATGTGCTGGGCGGTTACAAGGTCCAGGGCCGACAGGAAGCGCAGGCGCGGCAGATGCGTGCCGACGCCATTGCCCTGGAACAGGCCGGCGCGGCGATGCTGCTGCTGGAGTGCGTACCCAGCGAGCTGGCTGCGGAAATCACCCAGGCGGTGAACATTCCGGTGATCGGCATTGGCGCCGGTAGCGCCACCGACGGCCAGGTGCTGGTGCTGCACGATATGCTCGGCCTGTCGTTGAGCGGCCGGATGCCAAAGTTCGTGAAGAACTTCATGGCAGGCCAGCCCGACATCCAGAGCGCCCTCGCCGCCTATGTCAAGGCCGTCAAGGACGTTACCTTCCCCGCCGCCGAACACGGATTCAGCGCATGA